In one Limosilactobacillus oris genomic region, the following are encoded:
- a CDS encoding matrixin family metalloprotease, protein MAMIKSLIVNATLVLALALPAMAWAADQPTVSPVPAFSVNANSATDQSASDDSPQAIRAAKHQLYIPNKTPVPLEGYRWPTTRLKIYLATRNRPLVAAFRDAVKAWNSTSVVHLTWTRHRGQADIIAEAGDLSNGQPSPAVGYVTTQLGSTRSEYNPDTHALIRAHSTLDAPHLEYTSRIFRSEVAQHELGHALGLAHAPQGSYSVMIPNNVRTGITKADRQTIRLLYGTSN, encoded by the coding sequence ATGGCAATGATTAAATCGCTGATTGTCAACGCAACGCTGGTGCTGGCTCTGGCTCTGCCAGCGATGGCATGGGCAGCAGACCAGCCAACAGTCAGCCCGGTCCCGGCGTTCAGCGTGAATGCAAACTCCGCGACCGACCAGTCTGCCAGTGACGACTCTCCCCAAGCCATCCGCGCCGCTAAGCACCAGCTGTACATACCGAATAAGACCCCGGTTCCGCTGGAGGGTTACCGCTGGCCCACTACCCGCTTGAAAATTTACCTGGCGACCCGTAATCGCCCACTCGTAGCCGCCTTCCGAGATGCGGTCAAAGCGTGGAATAGCACAAGCGTCGTTCATCTGACCTGGACCCGGCACCGCGGTCAGGCCGACATTATCGCTGAGGCTGGCGACCTTTCTAATGGGCAACCGTCGCCCGCGGTCGGGTACGTTACCACCCAGCTGGGCTCCACCCGTTCTGAGTATAATCCCGATACCCACGCCTTGATCCGAGCACATTCAACCCTCGACGCACCGCACTTGGAATACACCAGTCGGATTTTCCGTAGCGAAGTGGCCCAGCATGAGCTAGGGCATGCCCTCGGCTTGGCCCACGCGCCACAGGGCAGTTATAGCGTAATGATCCCGAATAATGTTCGGACCGGGATTACGAAGGCTGACCGCCAGACTATTCGGTTGCTGTACGGCACTAGTAATTAA
- the adhP gene encoding alcohol dehydrogenase AdhP, producing the protein MKAAVINDPVDGYVTVKDVQLRDLKPGEALVDMEYCGLCHTDLHCAAGDFGKKPGRIIGHEGVGRVSKVAPGVTSLKVGDRVSIAWFFKGCGHCEYCLTGRETLCRNVLNAGYTADGAMAEQCIVPADYAVKVPEGLDPVEATSLTCAGVTMYKALKVADIKPGQWVSIVGAGGLGNLGIQFAHNVFGAHVIAVDGNEDKLKAAKENGAEICINRHDDNVDEQIQEKVGGVHAAVVTAVTTAAFDQAVNSLRPDGKLVAVALPQGDMKLNIAKTVLDGIIVAGSLVGTRQDLAECFQFGAEGKVHPIVKTRKLSEINDMIQELKDNKVVGRNVVDFSLEK; encoded by the coding sequence ATGAAAGCTGCTGTTATCAATGATCCAGTCGATGGATACGTTACTGTTAAGGATGTTCAGCTTCGTGATTTGAAGCCGGGTGAAGCACTGGTTGACATGGAATACTGTGGTCTTTGCCACACTGACCTTCACTGTGCTGCTGGTGACTTTGGTAAGAAGCCGGGCCGGATTATTGGTCACGAAGGTGTCGGCCGGGTATCAAAGGTTGCTCCTGGTGTTACCAGCTTAAAGGTTGGCGACCGGGTATCAATCGCTTGGTTCTTCAAGGGCTGTGGTCACTGTGAATACTGTCTGACTGGCCGTGAAACTCTTTGCCGGAACGTTCTGAACGCTGGTTACACTGCTGATGGTGCTATGGCTGAACAATGTATCGTTCCAGCTGACTACGCCGTTAAGGTTCCAGAAGGCTTGGACCCAGTTGAAGCTACTTCCTTAACTTGTGCCGGGGTTACGATGTACAAGGCTTTGAAGGTTGCTGACATCAAGCCTGGTCAATGGGTATCAATCGTTGGTGCCGGTGGTCTGGGTAACCTGGGGATTCAATTTGCCCACAACGTCTTTGGTGCCCACGTTATCGCCGTTGATGGTAACGAAGACAAGCTGAAGGCTGCTAAGGAAAACGGTGCTGAAATCTGCATCAACCGTCACGATGACAATGTTGACGAACAGATTCAAGAAAAGGTTGGCGGGGTTCACGCTGCAGTTGTTACTGCCGTTACGACCGCAGCCTTTGACCAAGCAGTTAACTCCCTGCGCCCAGATGGCAAGTTAGTTGCCGTTGCCCTTCCACAAGGTGACATGAAGCTGAACATTGCCAAGACTGTTCTGGACGGCATCATCGTTGCCGGTTCTCTGGTTGGTACTCGTCAAGACCTAGCTGAGTGCTTCCAATTCGGTGCTGAAGGCAAGGTTCACCCAATCGTTAAGACCCGGAAACTTTCCGAAATCAATGACATGATCCAAGAATTAAAGGACAACAAGGTTGTTGGTCGGAACGTTGTTGACTTCTCCCTCGAAAAGTAA
- a CDS encoding KxYKxGKxW signal peptide domain-containing protein, with protein MRKKLYKAKKNWVIGLAAGTLLLVGGATTASADTNWNSSAAQFSQFGYNSRPTVTWSGIDTSQYPGVTSNDPANIDSAVLDANVNVQTTGEDTGLNQTTPGFSYNVTTNGHSLRNDESVNVDYYFSDGVNYGTNGAEFDSTNSSTIGYAGTFRNSVEANYLGVSGSINDHQITMRHENDAQMTHTSDPHNVSYLTKEATVNGNTVTNTIRVNTDSGAVQPGVWGLTIKPYWAVNGDVSVYDTAAPYKNGNAFYYIIRDAQGRPQWLEVIRPQNGMKLFSGYDINYTTGPLGGYQMSGNSSTAPGSARNLYMMAPAGLNAEFTYTESYYWVGDGYNNPQANVNAGYLDGYQLEQDDNGNPLLHVAGWHAASTSADLQNGWLIVFDNTTGTEIKRQRINPVARPDVAAQYRNVANSSQSGFNERISLPNGVLGHQLTIIARYSDDANGGEGHHTDLWLGQRININMDNNAHVDGIKLTGGKVVVNGWHATNAALGRKYHYVIVWDATRGQEITRQQVDNVSRADVGRAFPTVINADQSGFSASFDLNDPRYANDQIQFISRYTDDWAGNGNCVDYWFAPQRLLSDNANRANLDGYHLTEQGLQVAGWHATNAALGRNYHTIIVLDARNGHELGRQTIYSGSRPDVAKAFPGVMNADQSGFNTTIAFDSAMATDPVQVISRWSASRDANSNYVDYWFAPVQLLADQGNYANLDGISWTGRQVQMGGWHASNQAFGKQYHYIILFDQTRGYEVGRQLVESGSYRPDVANAFRGVSNADNSGFNVTITPSVDIRGDQLQVVSRWTNDPAGNGTDYWFAPRVVASRPSDVNQNVQKASNLEVFRYIAGPNEDPHLYLKGWMVSNAFANRQYKDWYAQRSAQPDWANLRAAELIILKNGQEYSRTTLNCIPPQEMWADLNERPDIEAAYPNIWDSKYSGFEFNIQDAEFDRNARYQIIFRFSHDPQSDNTNYDDMYSKIYSFDANGNSYVVG; from the coding sequence ATGCGGAAAAAGTTATACAAAGCAAAGAAAAACTGGGTTATCGGCTTAGCCGCCGGTACACTGTTATTAGTGGGCGGGGCAACCACTGCCAGCGCTGATACCAATTGGAACTCATCCGCGGCCCAATTCAGCCAATTTGGCTACAATTCACGGCCCACGGTTACCTGGAGCGGTATTGACACGTCCCAGTATCCGGGTGTGACGTCTAATGACCCCGCGAACATCGACTCGGCTGTCCTGGATGCTAACGTTAATGTGCAGACAACGGGAGAAGACACGGGGCTCAACCAAACAACGCCTGGCTTTTCTTATAACGTGACGACTAATGGTCATTCGCTGAGAAACGATGAAAGCGTTAATGTCGATTATTACTTCAGCGATGGCGTTAATTATGGAACGAACGGGGCTGAGTTTGACTCGACCAACAGCAGCACGATTGGCTATGCTGGCACCTTCCGGAACAGCGTCGAAGCGAATTACCTAGGGGTCAGTGGCTCGATTAATGACCACCAGATCACGATGCGCCATGAAAATGACGCGCAAATGACCCATACATCTGATCCGCACAATGTTTCATATCTAACTAAAGAAGCGACCGTCAACGGGAATACCGTCACCAATACGATTCGGGTTAACACCGATAGTGGCGCGGTGCAGCCCGGCGTGTGGGGACTGACGATTAAGCCATACTGGGCGGTTAATGGCGACGTTAGTGTCTATGATACGGCGGCGCCATATAAAAACGGGAACGCCTTCTACTACATTATTCGAGATGCCCAGGGGCGGCCGCAATGGTTGGAAGTAATCCGGCCGCAAAATGGTATGAAGCTCTTTTCCGGGTATGACATTAACTACACCACAGGCCCGCTTGGCGGCTACCAGATGAGTGGCAACAGCTCGACTGCGCCAGGATCGGCACGGAACCTTTACATGATGGCACCGGCAGGGCTCAATGCTGAGTTTACCTACACCGAATCTTACTACTGGGTTGGCGACGGCTATAATAATCCGCAAGCCAACGTGAATGCCGGCTACCTCGATGGCTACCAATTAGAGCAGGATGACAATGGCAACCCGCTTCTCCATGTGGCCGGCTGGCACGCTGCTTCGACCAGTGCCGACTTGCAGAACGGTTGGCTGATTGTGTTTGATAACACGACTGGGACCGAAATTAAGCGGCAGCGGATTAACCCAGTCGCCCGTCCTGACGTGGCAGCCCAGTATCGTAACGTGGCTAACAGCAGTCAATCTGGCTTTAATGAGCGGATTAGCCTGCCGAATGGAGTACTGGGCCACCAGCTGACGATCATTGCTCGTTATTCTGATGACGCTAATGGCGGTGAAGGTCACCACACCGACCTCTGGCTAGGGCAACGGATTAACATTAATATGGATAATAATGCCCACGTTGATGGGATTAAGCTGACAGGTGGCAAGGTGGTCGTTAACGGCTGGCACGCCACAAATGCTGCCTTGGGGCGGAAGTACCACTACGTCATCGTTTGGGATGCGACCCGCGGTCAAGAAATTACCCGTCAGCAGGTTGACAACGTTAGCCGGGCTGATGTTGGCCGGGCCTTTCCAACTGTCATCAACGCGGACCAGTCCGGCTTTAGTGCTAGTTTTGACCTTAACGACCCCCGCTATGCCAACGACCAAATCCAGTTCATCAGCCGCTACACCGATGACTGGGCTGGAAACGGAAATTGTGTCGACTACTGGTTCGCTCCCCAGCGCCTGTTAAGTGACAATGCTAACCGTGCCAATTTAGACGGTTACCACCTGACAGAGCAGGGATTGCAAGTGGCAGGCTGGCACGCTACGAATGCCGCGTTGGGGCGGAACTATCACACGATTATCGTGTTGGACGCGCGGAACGGTCATGAACTCGGTCGGCAGACAATCTACTCCGGCAGCCGGCCAGATGTTGCCAAAGCCTTTCCTGGAGTGATGAACGCGGACCAGTCTGGTTTTAACACGACAATTGCCTTTGATTCGGCGATGGCGACTGATCCGGTCCAAGTAATCAGCCGGTGGAGCGCTAGTCGTGACGCTAACAGCAACTACGTGGACTACTGGTTTGCGCCGGTTCAGCTGCTGGCTGACCAGGGCAACTACGCCAATTTGGATGGCATAAGCTGGACTGGCCGCCAGGTACAGATGGGTGGTTGGCACGCCAGCAACCAGGCTTTTGGCAAGCAATATCATTACATTATCCTCTTTGACCAGACCCGGGGCTATGAAGTTGGCCGTCAGCTAGTTGAAAGTGGCAGCTACCGGCCAGACGTTGCGAACGCCTTTCGGGGAGTAAGCAACGCTGATAATTCTGGCTTTAATGTTACAATTACCCCTAGTGTGGATATTCGTGGCGATCAACTGCAGGTAGTCAGCCGGTGGACAAATGACCCCGCCGGTAATGGGACCGACTACTGGTTTGCCCCACGGGTGGTTGCTAGTCGGCCGAGTGACGTGAACCAAAACGTGCAAAAGGCATCGAATCTTGAGGTGTTCAGGTATATCGCTGGGCCAAATGAGGACCCGCACTTGTATCTAAAGGGATGGATGGTCAGCAACGCTTTTGCTAACCGTCAGTACAAGGACTGGTATGCTCAACGCAGTGCTCAGCCTGACTGGGCTAACTTGCGGGCTGCAGAATTAATTATTTTGAAAAATGGCCAGGAGTATTCGCGGACAACACTGAACTGTATTCCACCTCAAGAAATGTGGGCCGATTTGAATGAACGGCCAGATATAGAAGCAGCCTATCCTAATATTTGGGATAGCAAGTACAGCGGTTTTGAATTCAATATTCAGGATGCCGAATTTGACCGCAACGCTCGCTACCAGATTATTTTCCGCTTTTCCCACGATCCACAGTCTGATAATACTAACTATGATGATATGTACAGTAAGATTTACTCATTTGATGCTAACGGAAATAGTTACGTTGTAGGCTAA
- a CDS encoding lipocalin/fatty acid-binding family protein produces MKATKIIGTTLTVLALLSLAGCGDNNSQNNASGKQSSSATSTKQAAALVVGTYQNSSKGSAVQLNSNGTGRYVYADPVNSDTNDQLTWKKTGNNEYTLNFADSDVTSPITARLSGNQLTLTGDSNWATDTLTKTTRQLNLDQFLAKKHDSGNESSSSQSNSSADPRRVGAMLFQYTYQGMPGRETFTCTQNGDSYTFSEGNDSASGITFKVKGDTVRYSVGGSADQKTISIGTLQSQTDAAQIDGMMQNVH; encoded by the coding sequence ATGAAAGCAACGAAAATTATAGGAACTACACTAACAGTGCTCGCCTTGCTGTCCTTAGCTGGCTGTGGCGACAATAATAGTCAGAACAACGCTAGCGGTAAGCAGAGCTCTTCTGCCACCTCAACAAAGCAAGCGGCCGCTTTAGTTGTCGGTACTTACCAAAACAGCAGTAAAGGGTCCGCGGTCCAGCTGAACTCCAACGGCACTGGCCGCTACGTTTACGCCGACCCAGTCAACAGCGACACTAATGACCAGCTGACATGGAAGAAGACCGGCAACAACGAATACACGCTGAACTTCGCTGATAGCGACGTCACCAGCCCGATTACGGCACGGCTATCTGGCAACCAACTGACCCTGACCGGTGATAGCAACTGGGCGACCGACACGTTGACCAAAACCACGCGTCAGCTGAACCTTGACCAGTTCCTGGCTAAGAAGCACGACAGCGGCAACGAAAGCAGTTCTAGCCAGAGCAATTCCTCTGCTGACCCGCGTCGGGTGGGGGCAATGCTTTTCCAGTACACCTACCAGGGGATGCCGGGGCGTGAAACCTTTACCTGCACCCAAAACGGTGACAGCTATACTTTTAGCGAAGGCAATGATTCTGCTAGTGGTATTACCTTCAAGGTCAAGGGCGACACAGTCAGGTACAGTGTCGGCGGCTCTGCCGACCAAAAGACGATTAGCATTGGCACGTTGCAATCACAGACCGACGCCGCACAAATTGATGGTATGATGCAAAATGTTCATTAG
- a CDS encoding response regulator transcription factor — translation MNIYILEDQWAQQAHLEKTLHEIEEEQQLAPLHINLFSNVTDFLKGLPSPSVENLFLLDVEINDDLQAGLKISQRIRQTDLFSSIIFITVHNELLPTTYHYESEALDFIAKDQDNVKQKLTKDLLHVASKSKHFPAPTLLLKVTNGFLRVSLDDIVYFEPSPTNTHQSLMHTVNNQITTINANLNQLLDRSPLFFRTHKHCLVNLNKVSKIDTHNHLVTLSGAQAPQPLSRLKNKALLSKLAELNN, via the coding sequence ATGAATATTTATATTCTCGAAGACCAGTGGGCTCAGCAAGCCCACCTCGAAAAGACACTGCACGAGATTGAAGAAGAACAACAGCTGGCCCCCTTACACATCAATCTCTTTTCCAACGTTACTGATTTCTTAAAGGGCCTCCCCTCACCGAGTGTGGAAAACCTCTTTTTACTGGATGTCGAAATTAACGACGACTTGCAGGCCGGCCTTAAAATCAGCCAGCGCATCCGCCAAACTGACTTGTTCTCCTCAATTATCTTCATCACGGTACATAATGAGCTCTTGCCGACTACCTACCATTACGAATCAGAAGCCCTGGATTTTATTGCCAAAGATCAGGACAACGTTAAACAAAAACTCACTAAAGACCTGCTTCACGTTGCCAGTAAATCCAAGCATTTTCCCGCACCGACACTCTTGCTTAAGGTTACCAACGGTTTTCTTCGTGTCAGCTTGGACGATATCGTGTATTTTGAACCCAGTCCAACTAATACCCACCAGTCATTAATGCACACCGTTAATAACCAAATCACAACCATCAACGCTAATCTCAACCAGTTGTTAGACCGTTCACCGCTCTTCTTTCGGACGCACAAGCACTGCCTGGTTAACTTGAATAAGGTCAGCAAGATTGATACCCACAATCATCTGGTAACACTTAGTGGTGCGCAAGCTCCCCAGCCCTTGTCACGGCTAAAAAATAAAGCCCTGCTCAGTAAACTGGCAGAACTCAATAACTAA
- a CDS encoding CtsR family transcriptional regulator yields the protein MENKSISDIIEAYLKEILGDSAQIEIRRSEIANHFDVVPSQINYVIKTRFTIQNGYLVKSKRGGGGYIRIERVNLLDNIDVLNSLIQTIGDSIRERDAFAIVQTLYDEKVITQREGDLMLVALAKQTLDVGDTDIEARLRARVLISLLNRLRYES from the coding sequence ATGGAGAATAAGAGTATCTCAGATATTATTGAAGCTTACTTGAAAGAAATTCTGGGCGACTCTGCTCAGATTGAGATTCGCCGTTCCGAGATTGCAAACCACTTTGACGTGGTTCCGTCCCAGATCAACTATGTCATCAAGACCCGGTTTACCATTCAAAATGGTTACCTCGTCAAGAGCAAGCGTGGCGGCGGTGGTTATATCCGGATTGAGCGTGTTAATTTACTTGATAACATTGACGTGTTAAACTCATTAATCCAAACAATTGGCGACTCAATTCGAGAACGTGATGCGTTTGCCATCGTTCAGACCCTTTACGATGAAAAGGTCATCACCCAGCGCGAGGGTGACTTGATGCTTGTGGCACTTGCTAAGCAGACACTGGACGTTGGCGATACCGATATTGAAGCCCGGTTAAGAGCACGCGTGTTGATTTCGCTACTGAATCGATTACGGTATGAAAGTTAG
- a CDS encoding TetR/AcrR family transcriptional regulator: protein MKRAEQLEKTRQAIIKTATKLFLQKGFGETSTRDIAKQIGITQPALYHHFSDKEVLYLDVMNKLSGKIRQEINKVIRKHDLASEEQLLEIVKILKKHHPLSIYDQYRQTMLLLSKSSQQKLNIIFTMDYLEPISDYFKQPSVKLRPDLLPKEAAELFLASLSPLFGTYQLIGGHSISDDERDQLILDCIINGLAKRGK, encoded by the coding sequence ATGAAACGAGCAGAACAATTAGAAAAAACTCGTCAGGCGATTATCAAGACGGCTACAAAGTTATTCTTGCAAAAAGGATTTGGTGAAACCTCAACCCGGGATATCGCCAAGCAGATTGGAATCACCCAGCCGGCGCTATACCACCACTTTAGCGACAAGGAAGTCTTATACCTGGACGTGATGAACAAGCTATCAGGAAAGATTCGCCAGGAAATCAACAAAGTGATACGGAAGCACGACCTAGCGTCGGAAGAACAGTTGTTAGAAATCGTTAAGATTCTCAAGAAGCACCACCCACTGAGTATTTACGACCAGTACCGGCAGACGATGCTCCTCCTTTCAAAGAGTTCACAGCAAAAGCTCAACATTATTTTCACCATGGACTACTTGGAACCAATCAGCGATTACTTTAAGCAACCGTCCGTGAAGCTGCGTCCAGATTTGTTGCCTAAGGAAGCGGCGGAATTGTTCTTGGCGAGCCTGTCGCCACTTTTTGGGACCTACCAGCTCATCGGTGGACACTCCATTTCTGACGACGAGCGTGACCAGCTGATTCTTGACTGCATCATTAATGGCCTGGCAAAGCGGGGAAAGTAA
- a CDS encoding ATP-dependent Clp protease ATP-binding subunit, which translates to MDNMFTPSAKHVLMIAHEQAKYFKHQAVGTEHLLLALAMDKDGIANKIFEQFSITSDDIREEIERLIGYGTLDQLGPADYLPYSPKAKQVLALAGQEAQQMHSLKIGTEHLLLALIADESVLSSRILFSLDVLPRQVRKVTLRRLGVAESQLRRQTNRQGNNRKSGTPTLDKLARDMTQMARNQQLDPVVGRDAEIRRTIQILSRRTKNNPVLIGEPGVGKTAIAEGLAQEMVAGTVPAELANKRLMVLDMGSLVAGTKYRGEFENRLKKVIDEIQADGHVILFIDELHTLIGAGGAEGAIDASNILKPALARGELQTIGATTLDEYQKYIESDAALERRFATVQVDEPTPEESLAILKGLRPRYEAHHHAKITDEALEQAVKLSDRYISDRFLPDKAIDLMDEAAAMVRINAEEKKTRKPSLDEQIAELQSAKEAAIEQQDFDRAADLREQELSLRAKQEQQADRVSERQAEQHYRLKVTGEDVAKVVAEWTGVPLTQLKRSESDRLINLEKVLHKRVIGQDEAVDAVAKAIRRARSGLKNPNRPIGSFMFLGPTGVGKTELAKALAEAMFGSEDNMIRIDMSEYMEKFSTSRLIGAAPGYVGYDEGGQLTEKVRQHPYSVVLLDEAEKAHPDVFNLLLQVLDDGYLTDSKGRRVDFRNTIIIMTSNLGATQLQDEKEVGFGARDMSQDYNAMAGAIRQQLKLHFRPEFLNRIDETIIFHSLNKQELHQIVKLMTNELRDRVAEQEISLKVTPAAVDLIAAVGYDPEYGARPLRRAIQDKIEDRLSTDLIDGEIKPGDTVTVGAHHGEITVKVKTPAAKKLVKANQ; encoded by the coding sequence ATGGATAACATGTTTACTCCTAGTGCTAAGCATGTCTTAATGATTGCCCATGAACAAGCTAAATACTTTAAACACCAAGCAGTGGGGACTGAACACCTCTTGCTCGCGTTGGCAATGGATAAGGATGGGATTGCCAACAAGATTTTTGAGCAGTTTTCAATTACCAGTGATGATATTCGTGAAGAGATTGAACGGCTAATTGGTTACGGAACGCTTGACCAGCTCGGCCCAGCTGACTACCTGCCATATTCACCGAAAGCTAAGCAGGTCTTGGCCCTGGCTGGTCAGGAGGCCCAGCAGATGCACTCCCTCAAAATTGGGACTGAACACCTGCTGCTGGCGCTGATTGCGGATGAGAGTGTCCTGTCTTCGCGGATTCTCTTTAGCCTAGATGTTTTGCCCCGTCAGGTTCGGAAGGTGACCCTGCGGCGGTTAGGAGTAGCGGAAAGCCAGCTCCGGCGTCAAACCAACCGTCAGGGAAACAACCGCAAGAGTGGTACACCGACCCTTGATAAGCTGGCTCGGGACATGACCCAGATGGCGCGGAACCAGCAGCTGGATCCTGTCGTCGGGCGTGATGCTGAAATTCGGCGGACGATTCAGATCCTCAGTCGCCGGACCAAGAATAACCCGGTGCTGATTGGTGAGCCGGGAGTAGGGAAGACCGCTATTGCTGAAGGCCTAGCCCAAGAGATGGTGGCCGGAACGGTTCCAGCTGAGCTGGCTAATAAGCGGCTGATGGTCCTCGATATGGGTTCGTTGGTCGCGGGCACTAAGTACCGGGGCGAATTCGAAAACCGTCTCAAAAAGGTGATTGACGAAATCCAGGCGGACGGGCACGTCATCCTCTTTATTGACGAGCTGCATACGCTGATTGGAGCCGGGGGTGCTGAGGGGGCCATTGACGCCTCCAACATCTTGAAGCCGGCTTTAGCCCGGGGAGAACTGCAAACAATCGGGGCGACTACCCTTGACGAGTACCAAAAGTACATTGAATCTGACGCAGCTCTGGAACGGCGGTTTGCAACAGTTCAGGTCGACGAGCCAACCCCAGAAGAAAGTCTGGCTATCCTGAAGGGATTACGGCCACGCTATGAGGCCCACCACCATGCCAAGATTACTGATGAGGCGCTGGAACAGGCTGTTAAGCTCTCCGACCGCTACATCTCTGACCGCTTCCTCCCGGACAAGGCAATTGACTTGATGGATGAAGCGGCAGCTATGGTCCGAATCAATGCTGAGGAGAAGAAGACCCGCAAGCCATCATTAGACGAGCAAATCGCCGAACTGCAATCTGCTAAGGAAGCAGCAATTGAGCAGCAGGACTTTGACCGGGCAGCAGACCTGCGGGAACAGGAATTATCGCTGCGGGCTAAGCAGGAGCAGCAGGCTGACCGGGTCAGTGAACGGCAGGCAGAGCAGCACTACCGTCTCAAAGTGACCGGCGAAGACGTTGCCAAGGTCGTTGCCGAGTGGACTGGTGTGCCGCTAACCCAGTTGAAGCGGAGTGAAAGCGACCGGCTGATCAACTTAGAAAAGGTCCTCCATAAGCGGGTGATTGGCCAGGACGAAGCCGTTGACGCGGTTGCTAAGGCAATTCGCCGGGCCCGGAGCGGCTTGAAGAACCCGAACCGGCCGATTGGTTCCTTTATGTTTTTAGGACCAACCGGGGTTGGTAAAACAGAGTTAGCCAAGGCATTGGCCGAGGCGATGTTCGGCTCCGAGGACAACATGATTCGGATCGACATGTCCGAGTACATGGAAAAGTTCAGCACCAGCCGGCTGATTGGGGCCGCGCCCGGTTATGTGGGTTACGATGAAGGAGGCCAGCTGACGGAAAAGGTTCGTCAGCACCCGTATTCCGTCGTCTTGCTGGATGAAGCCGAGAAGGCCCACCCTGACGTCTTTAACCTCCTGCTTCAGGTCTTGGATGATGGTTACCTGACCGATTCCAAGGGCCGCCGGGTCGACTTCCGGAACACGATTATTATTATGACGTCCAACCTCGGTGCGACCCAGCTCCAGGATGAAAAGGAAGTCGGGTTCGGGGCCCGGGACATGAGCCAGGATTACAACGCGATGGCGGGGGCTATTCGTCAGCAGCTGAAATTGCACTTTCGGCCGGAATTTCTGAACCGGATTGATGAAACCATCATCTTCCATTCATTAAATAAGCAGGAACTCCACCAGATCGTGAAGTTGATGACTAACGAACTGCGTGACCGGGTTGCTGAACAGGAGATTAGTCTGAAAGTCACGCCTGCGGCAGTCGACCTGATCGCTGCGGTAGGCTACGACCCTGAATACGGGGCTCGGCCGCTCCGGCGGGCAATTCAGGATAAAATTGAAGACCGCCTGAGCACGGACCTGATTGATGGTGAAATTAAGCCGGGTGATACCGTGACCGTTGGTGCCCACCATGGCGAAATTACGGTGAAAGTGAAGACCCCAGCTGCAAAGAAATTAGTCAAAGCCAACCAATAA